In Vanrija pseudolonga chromosome 4, complete sequence, a single window of DNA contains:
- the gloB2 gene encoding Glyoxylase B2 translates to MSRYVARTACRACRMARAGYKTGAVVAARSSPSTSTLPSTTFIRYLASSSHPMASKVSPHASYAGTKANTPLVHTFFDKQTATWTYVVVDPATRSCYVIDPVLDYDAASGRVSFTTVEALKSFIDAEGLHVDRIIETHVHADHLTGAMALKRILPSHPPIYVGSRVDKPQAHFSPMYGFSHADLQGSFDGHLVDNEKLKLGELEVTFLPLPGHTPDSMGILVGDALFAGDSLFMPDVGTARVDFPGGSAKALFESVQKVFSLDPDVRIFAGHDYPDGRDVASMSTVAEQMARNKHVGAGATMDEFVKVREARDATLGSPKLLHPSLQVNLRAGRLPPADEHGRQALKTPVRLPEDNPLTGV, encoded by the exons ATGTCGAGATACGTTGCGCGGACTGCCTGTCGCGCCTGCCGTATGGCTAGGGCGGGGTATAAGACCGGCGCTGTGGTTGCAGCGCGGTCGAGTCCTTCGACTTCGACACTCCCTTCGACGACCTTCATTCG CTACCTCGCATCCTCATCACACCCCATGGCGTCCAAAGTCTCCCCGCACGCCAGCTACGCCGGCACCAAGGCCAACACGCCACTCGTACACACGTTCTTCGACAAGCAGACAGCAACGTGGACGTACGTCGTTGTCGACCCCGCAACGCGTAGCTGCTATGTGATCGACCCTGTGCTCGATTACGACGCAGCCAGCGGGCGCGTGAGCTTCACGACCGTCGAAGCGCTCAAGAGCTTTATCGACGCTGAAGGTCTGCACGTCGACCGGATTATCGAGACTCATGTCCACGCCGACCATTTGACGGGTGCCATGGCGCTGAAGCGG ATCCTCCCGTCCCATCCGCCCATCTATGTTGGCTCGCGTGTCGACAAGCCCCAGGCTCACTTCTCCCCAATGTATGGCTTCTCGCATGCGGATCTGCAGGGCTCATTTGATGGCCACTTGGTCGATAACGAgaagctcaagctcggcgagctcgaagTGACATTCCTCCCGCTACCAGGCCACACGCCAGACAGCATGGGCAttctcgtcggcgacgccctGTTTGCAGGCGACAGCCTGTTCATGCCTGACgtgggcacggcgcgcgtcgacttCCCTGGCGGCTCAGCAAAAGCACTGTTCGAGTCAGTCCAGAAGGTGTTCagcctcgaccccgacgtgCGCATCTTCGCAGGGCACGACTACCCCGACGGGCGGGACGTCGCGTCCATGTCGACGGTCGCGGAGCAGATGGCGCGCAACAAGCAcgttggcgctggcgcgacgATGGACGAGTTCGTcaaggtgcgcgaggcgcgcgacgctaCGCTGGGCTCGCCAAAGCTCCTTCATCCAAGTCTCCAGGTCAACCTTCGTGCAGGCCGActgccgccggccgacgagcacgggcgGCAGGCGCTCAAGACGCCCGTCCGGCTGCCAGAGGACAACCCGCTCACTGGGGTGTAG